Proteins encoded by one window of Colletes latitarsis isolate SP2378_abdomen chromosome 5, iyColLati1, whole genome shotgun sequence:
- the LOC143342058 gene encoding LOW QUALITY PROTEIN: adenylate cyclase type 10 (The sequence of the model RefSeq protein was modified relative to this genomic sequence to represent the inferred CDS: substituted 3 bases at 3 genomic stop codons), with translation MDQPVFNTARNLRRDRRKIRKDREYFRNDGQSIDVDHQTRAFQIKLEQHTKIFASMCPDEILDHYDDYQTRMYYTTLMLGDISGFTDLAEKYTKTGRGGPSKLTDTLNSYIGAMVQEILSHNGDVLKFSGDAFIVMWKLNEGKVMRDLAIEAMQTACIIQKHFGTYDTEVGVTLRVKLAIASGKTYFTSIGDPDTMSHYIITGKPVWDVKYAEGLCRGGDILVAPSSWQWVNPNEYVHETLPDGIHTLIIGCTSTWFQSREDDVEISTDDEDDELFPINYDSMYIPKAIADSETEAVMMSLAGDTVEGEKFRQVDYSLRPKIIKIAKARLKDALRSYMLRPVIRSVEMDEPLEYLTEMRQVVILFVNVITTNVDKKTLISLVDSSYKLVCKIVGEMHGCVNKTSLFDKDLMFLCIFGLRGDKHELESQIGLKCASKVRTGLLKLKNVKSVTVSVTTGMTYCGVVGHILRREYTVIGMSVNKAARLMVAYRDRVVCDRESFLHSHLETRHFILQEPRHIKGISNIGPIYEFQERPKYSVSDLVWNKNPLLGREAEMKQFQEILVTLLNYSTQDTLNRGPRPTYNTLIIKGEPRIGKTRLLDEFTQNIPSGVHYNYIPLHVEDAKAPYNLIHLIFSMPLGFTVTSTRKEREDKLLLHLRKVRQTQLLCVLNQPFNVRFAITHRYNALTDIVKWKVLRKFLLKLMKSCFETLWVVIIDDAECSDQESLELFDVLTKKDLVFFVLSIGRKCNPRSQMYTTPNRINFPWKVIELNGIDKWYHAGLACQILNVNGLPAELEKLIQEKSFGNPGWIESYLVSLLQAGDLEIKVISKKEANTLGYVLPPIAMLKRFVSSKSYHDGDGKERSDRWLMYRTSFKDSMISMLEHSIKKPSKSTAIVENEEAMIAVCNISENFTYEDIDTEITMDVMILKLFDSLTPLDQLLLKCASVIGETVNRHMLESLMNLSAKREIGLAISKLFEIRVFGCAIGDFSRNKGPIIFIRNMRNPATEMNVFCSCIGITISEELDDLPRYASCGLMRFKMTMFRDTTYQLLTENQKMELHNQALKYLKQHTRRCVSCGQGEFAKLLGKVSKKEDRKKRTTDIDEMFDSVNXWDSTKHFLSKILNVSLXKXLCTESKTFLSCFNVFRSVERKPTVTFSDVDFSDCQCNLILITVYTQILEHCRGIGKTELSMIAILEFAEICVMACNIPQARKLLTKGKAILEELFKSNEDELVLLPYLTAKIETLQGQCFLESGSIFEAEHCFDTALNNLGYNFPRMEIMIDLKAFMQLISLRLKLSCSRERKLDHEYDESSVFYTEQLADCLAQMFNLFRFNGMKKHARLAAIWGLNAALNSTRNLCILCTSYTNMLITAHMYRDRTIIPFLEKRAIDICNENKESIEHQELNMIAELYAGIFFSRWVRGEIAKATKIGFVCSRIATTIGSTFLKLLLLPRLVHLLMLSCRHSEVVAQLRELEFMSQNDLDKSGRTWYYALCADVHLDTGITILSFQSCEQYFLREGETMISLQDPEAERRYFTSMWLWSIRTEQWEASRVWGSRNVSKGTIMDEHIVVATTTSLKKLEGLLILYVHKLNSRNIDATITMRTIQSTFKEIKKMTKIIKLVIPRYILLKAYYCMIKFRKRKAMKMLKRLKKICLKEENKMIYAWAVHYEKVWSGGVSLVQEDMWKEVSESKLQKEWTEINANESNMAIFTFPLPKYPP, from the exons ATGGATCAGCCTGTCTTTAATACCGCTAGAAATTTGCGAAGAGACAGgcgtaaaataagaaaagatAGAG AATATTTTCGAAACGATGGTCAGAGTATCGATGTGGACCATCAGACACGCGCCTTCCAGATAAAATTGGAACAGCACACGAAAATATTTGCCTCGATGTGCCCGGACGAAATTCTGGATCATTACGATGATTATCAGACTAGAATGTATTACACCACTTTGATGCTTGGAGATATATCAG GGTTCACGGATCTCGCTGAGAAGTACACGAAAACAGGCAGAGGTGGTCCTTCAAAATTGACGGACACATTGAACAGCTATATCGGTGCAATGGTGCAAGAAATATTGTCGCACAACGGCGATGTGCTGAAATTTTCGGGGGACGCGTTTATAGTGATGTGGAAGCTGAACGAAGGCAAGGTGATGCGAGATTTAGCAATAGAAGCGATGCAAACCGCTTGCATTATCCAAAAACACTTCGGAACTTACGATACCGAGGTTGGAGTGACTCTAAGAG TAAAGTTAGCAATAGCCTCTGGGAAAACGTACTTCACGTCTATCGGAGACCCAGACACCATGTCTCATTATATCATCACTGGAAAACCGGTGTGGGATGTAAAATACGCTGAGGGTCTTTGTCG GGGCGGCGATATTCTGGTGGCTCCGAGTAGCTGGCAGTGGGTGAATCCCAACGAATATGTACACGAAACACTTCCAGATGGTATACACACTCTTATCATAGGCTGCACAAGCACGTGGTTTCAGTCAAGGGAAGACGACGTAGAAATTAGTACAGATG ACGAAGACGATGAACTTTTTCCGATTAATTACGATTCAATGTACATCCCGAAGGCGATCGCAGACTCAGAAACCGAAGCAGTGATGATGAGTCTAGCTGGCGACACTGTCGAGGGGGAAAAGTTTAGACAAGTCGATTACAGTT TGCGACCCAAGATCATAAAAATAGCGAAGGCTCGTTTGAAAGACGCTCTAAGAAGCTACATGTTGAGGCCAGTGATACGATCTGTGGAAATGGACGAGCCTTTGGAGTATCTGACAGAAATGAGACAAGTGGTAATTCTATTCGTCAACGTTATTACTACAAACGTGGACAAGAAAACGTTAATTTCCTTGGTCGACTCGTCTTACAAATTAGTTTGCAA GATCGTTGGCGAAATGCACGGATGTGTGAACAAGACGTCCCTCTTCGACAAGGATCTAATGTTTCTCTGTATTTTCGGTTTACGAGGCGACAAGCACGAACTAGAGTCTCAAATCGGCCTGAAATGCGCGTCGAAGGTGCGAACAGGCCTTCTAAAGTTGAAAAACGTGAAATCGGTTACTGTCAGTGTGACCACGGGAATGACGTATTGCGGGGTCGTGGGTCACATTTTGCGACGAGAATACACTGTGATTGGTATGTCGGTGAACAAGGCTGCGAGACTTATGGTCGCATATCGCGATAGG gtTGTTTGCGATCGAGAGAGTTTCCTCCATTCTCATCTTGAAACAAGACACTTCATTTTGCAGGAACCTAGGCACATAAAAGGGATCTCGAACATTGGTCCCATTTACGAATTTCAGGAAAGACCGAA GTACAGTGTGTCGGATTTAGTATGGAACAAGAATCCATTGCTCGGTCGAGAGGCTGAAATGAAACAATTCCAAGAAATATTGGTAACATTGTTGAATTATTCCACTCAAGATACATTGAATCGTGGTCCAAGACCAACGTATAATACGCTAATCATAAA AGGTGAACCAAGAATAGGAAAAACTAGATTGCTGGACGAATTCACTCAAAACATTCCATCCGGTGTTCACTACAACTATATTCCTCTGCACGTAGAGGACGCCAAG GCACCATACAATCTGATTCACCTAATATTTTCGATGCCGCTCGGCTTCACCGTCACCTCGACGCGCAAAGAACGCGAGGACAAGCTGCTTCTTCATCTTCGCAAGGTGCGTCAAACGCAGCTCCTCTGCGTCCTCAATCAACCTTTCAACGTGCGTTTCGCGATTACTCACCGCTACAACGCTTTGACCGACATCGTAAAGTGGAAAGTATTGCGAAAATTTCTATTGAAACTGATGAAAAGCTGCTTCGAGACACTGTGGGTGGTCATAATCGACGACGCTGAGTGCAGCGACCAGGAATCTTTGGAACTCTTCGACGTTCTGACGAAGAAAGACCTAGTATTCTTCGTTCTGAGCATCGGTCGAAAGTGCAACCCTCGGAGCCAGATGTACACTACTC CTAATCGAATTAATTTTCCTTGGAAGGTCATTGAACTTAACGGAATAGACAAATGGTACCATGCTGGTCTCGCCTGTCAAATACTCAACGTCAATGGCCTGCCTGCAGAGCTGGAAAA acTCATACAAGAAAAGAGTTTCGGCAATCCAGGCTGGATCGAGAGCTACCTAGTGAGCCTTCTGCAAGCTGGGGATCTAGAAATAAAAGTTATCAGTAAAAAAGAAGCTAACACACTGGGCTACGTGTTGCCTCCCATAGCGATGTTGAAAAG ATTTGTGTCGAGTAAGTCGTATCACGATGGCGATGGCAAAGAACGATCGGACAGATGGCTGATGTACAGAACAAGCTTCAAA GATAGCATGATCTCGATGCTCGAACATAGTATCAAGAAACCGAGCAAATCGACGGCGATCGTGGAGAACGAAGAGGCGATGATCGCTGTTTGCAACATCTCGGAGAACTTTACGTACGAAGACATCGACACTGAAATCACGATGGACG TTATGATCTTAAAGCTCTTCGATTCTTTGACACCTCTCGATCAACTCCTCTTGAAATGCGCTTCCGTGATCGGAGAAACTGTCAACAGACACATGTTAGAGAGCCTGATGAACCTGTCTGCCAAAAGAGAGATTGGACTTG CAATTTCGAAGTTGTTCGAAATACGAGTCTTCGGATGCGCGATCGGAGACTTCTCTAGAAACAAAGGGCCGATAATATTCATCagaaacatgcgaaatcctGCGACAGAGATGAACGTGTTCTGCAGCTGTATTGGCATTACCATTTCAG AGGAATTGGACGATCTGCCAAGATATGCCTCGTGCGGTTTAATGAGGTTCAAAATGACGATGTTCCGTGACACGACCTATCA ATTGCTCACGGAAAACCAAAAAATGGAGTTGCACAACCAGGCattgaaatatttgaaacaaCACACGAGACGTTGCGTGTCGTGTGGGCAAGGTGAATTCGCAAAATTACTGGGGAAAGTGTCGAAGAAAGAGGACAGGAAAAAGAGGACGACCGACATAGACGAAATGTTTGACAGC GTAAACTAGTGGGATTCCACGAAACATTTTCTTTCAAAAATTTTGAACGTAAGTTTATGAAAGTAATTATGTACAGAAAGCAAGACGTTTCTTTCTTGCTTCAACGTGTTTCGAAGCGTCGAAAGGAAGCCAACTGTCACATTTTCGGACGTGGATTTCAGCGATTGCCAGTGCAATTTGATATTGATAACAGTCTATACCCAGATACTGGAACATTGTCGTGGTATCG GGAAGACTGAATTGTCGATGATCGCCATTTTGGAGTTCGCAGAAATTTGCGTGATGGCTTGCAACATACCACAGGCTCGAAAGCTCTTGACAAAAGGCAAGGCGATTCTCGAAGAG CTATTCAAATCAAACGAAGACGAACTGGTCCTTTTGCCCTATCTCACCGCTAAAATCGAAACCCTCCAAGGTCAGTGTTTCCTGGAAAGTGGTTCCATCTTCGAGGCAGAACACTGCTTCGATACGGCGTTAAACAATTTGGGCTACAATTTCCCAAGAATGGAGATAATGATCGACCTGAAGGCGTTCATGCAACTCATATCGTTAAGATTGAAGCTCAGTTGTTCGAGAGAAAGGAAACTCGACCACGAATACGACGAAAGCAGTGTATTCTATACTGAACAATTGGCTGATTGTCTAGCGCAAATGTTCAATCTTTTCAGA TTTAATGGCATGAAAAAGCATGCACGACTAGCGGCCATCTGGGGTTTGAACGCTGCATTGAATTCTACCAGAAACTTATGCATTCTCTGCACATCCTACACTAATATGTTAATCACAGCGCACATGTATCGCGATAG GACCATCATACCATTCTTGGAAAAAAGAGCCATCGACATCTGCAACGAGAACAAGGAGTCCATCGAACACCAAGAGTTAAACATGATCGCCGAGTTGTACGCGGGAATATTTTTTTCTCGCTGGGTGAGGGGAGAAATCGCGAAGGCGACGAAAATTGGCTTCGTCTGCTCCAGAATAGCAACCACCATTGGTTCCACGTTCTTGAAATTGCTGTTACTGCCTCGGCTGGTTCATCTTCTCATGCTGTCCTGTCGTCATTCGGAAGTGGTTGCACAGTTAAGAGAATTGG AATTCATGTCTCAGAACGATCTGGATAAATCTGGACGTACCTGGTACTATGCACTTTGCGCAGACGTGCATTTAGACACTGGGATCACGATACTCTCTTTTCAATCTTGCGAACAGTACTTCCTCCGAGAGGGCGAGACGATGATCAGCCTGCAAGACCCGGAAGCAGAAAGGCGATACTTCACTTCTATGTGGCTGTG GAGTATTAGAACTGAACAGTGGGAGGCTTCCAGAGTATGGGGCAGCAGAAACGTGAGCAAAGGAACTATTATGGACGAGCATATAGTAGTAGCAACGACTACCAGCTTGAAAAAGCTCGAGGGTCTGCTCATCCTTTACG TGCACAAACTGAATAGTAGAAATATTGATGCAACCATTACTATGCGAACAATACAAAGCACATTTAAGGAGATAAAGAAAATGACTAAAATTATTAAACTCGTAATTCCCAG ATACATATTATTGAAAGCCTATTATTGTATGATTAAATTTCGAAAACGTAAAGCGATGAAGATGTTGAAGCGATTAAAGAAAATTTGCTTGAAAGAGGAAAACAAAATGATTTACGCTTGGGCAGTACATTATGAAAAG GTTTGGTCCGGTGGCGTATCTTTGGTGCAAGAAGATATGTGGAAAGAAGTTTCGGAAAGCAAATTGCAAAAAGAATGGACTGAAATCAATGCAAATGAATCTAACATGGCGATCTTTACTTTTCCCTTACCAAAATACCCTCCATGA